Proteins from one Flavobacterium branchiarum genomic window:
- a CDS encoding helix-turn-helix domain-containing protein produces MKTILKNAREQKGFKTREVAQLLEIDQALISKFESGTRKPTREQIVKLASLLEIDFENLLIVWLKEKIIHEIGHEELALKALHLAEIEIQNIKKKDTSIILSTLQTVLDEIEVLKTKIQSFQQFDLHRISKILELEYTYESNRINNNSLTLQETKAVINEGLTIGGKTMQEHLEAVNHHETISYIKDLTQKNSAVNEKELLTIHNQILRGIKPAHAGKYKNDALIIREMTSFFSWFETNRTSLHPILLASETHLRIATISPFESGNTQIALLLMNWILIQNGYVFATIQGDEEHKNKYLSILAESQNQNDKSIFINYIAQVEKENLQRAIELVTQ; encoded by the coding sequence ATGAAAACTATACTTAAAAATGCTCGAGAGCAAAAAGGATTTAAAACTCGAGAAGTAGCACAATTACTAGAAATTGACCAAGCCCTAATCAGTAAATTTGAAAGTGGTACACGAAAACCTACAAGAGAACAAATTGTAAAACTTGCGTCATTACTCGAAATTGATTTTGAGAATCTATTAATTGTTTGGTTAAAAGAAAAAATAATACATGAAATCGGACATGAAGAACTAGCACTTAAAGCATTACATCTTGCCGAAATCGAAATCCAAAACATCAAAAAGAAGGACACTTCAATCATTTTGTCAACATTGCAAACCGTTTTAGATGAAATTGAAGTCCTAAAAACAAAAATACAATCGTTCCAGCAATTTGATTTGCATCGAATTTCTAAAATTTTAGAGCTTGAATATACATACGAAAGTAATCGTATTAATAACAACTCATTGACATTACAAGAGACTAAAGCAGTAATTAATGAAGGATTAACAATTGGTGGTAAGACTATGCAGGAGCATTTAGAAGCAGTAAACCACCATGAAACTATTTCTTATATCAAAGATTTAACTCAAAAAAACAGTGCTGTCAATGAAAAAGAATTACTGACTATTCACAATCAAATTTTAAGAGGAATAAAACCTGCTCATGCTGGAAAATACAAAAATGACGCATTGATTATTCGCGAAATGACCTCCTTTTTTAGTTGGTTTGAAACTAATAGAACCTCACTTCACCCTATCTTATTAGCTTCTGAAACACATTTAAGAATCGCAACAATTAGCCCTTTTGAGAGCGGAAATACACAAATAGCACTTTTGTTAATGAATTGGATTTTAATTCAAAACGGCTATGTTTTTGCAACCATTCAAGGTGATGAGGAGCATAAGAATAAATATCTTTCGATTCTAGCAGAAAGTCAGAATCAAAACGACAAATCAATTTTTATAAATTATATCGCTCAAGTAGAAAAGGAAAATCTACAACGTGCAATTGAATTGGTTACGCAATAA
- a CDS encoding ion transporter produces the protein MRKIKSKYELFIQKTQIILYGTNTFLGRLFDLVLLGLILLSVLLVMLDTVEGINHKYHMQLLVCEWIITSFFTIEFILRIISIQKPIRYIFSFYGIIDLMALLPMYLSIFFPATHILTIVRVLRFFRLFKILHIPQISQQSMQLREAMKASKEKILVFIYFVLISSIIIGALMYVVEGKESGFTSIPAGIYWAIVTLTTVGYGDISPASPLGQFLASLVMIMGYGIIAVPTGIVTAEFAKSSLKNNTVSGNKTCTSCNSQVHFDNAKYCYECGKTLEDKII, from the coding sequence ATGAGAAAAATTAAATCAAAATACGAGCTTTTCATACAAAAAACCCAGATCATCCTTTATGGTACAAATACCTTTTTAGGACGCCTTTTTGATTTGGTACTTTTGGGACTTATTTTATTGAGCGTTCTTTTAGTAATGCTAGACACTGTAGAAGGTATCAATCATAAATACCACATGCAACTTCTAGTCTGTGAATGGATAATTACCTCATTTTTTACTATCGAATTTATTTTACGTATCATTTCAATACAGAAACCTATACGTTATATCTTTAGCTTTTACGGAATCATTGATTTAATGGCATTATTACCCATGTATTTATCAATATTTTTCCCAGCCACCCATATTTTAACCATTGTAAGAGTCCTACGTTTCTTCCGATTGTTCAAAATTTTACATATTCCACAAATATCACAACAATCAATGCAGCTACGCGAAGCGATGAAAGCTAGCAAGGAAAAAATTCTAGTATTTATTTACTTCGTCCTTATTAGTTCTATAATCATTGGAGCATTAATGTACGTCGTCGAAGGAAAAGAAAGTGGCTTTACAAGCATCCCGGCAGGAATTTATTGGGCTATCGTAACACTGACTACTGTAGGATATGGTGATATTTCACCCGCATCACCATTAGGGCAGTTTTTAGCCTCATTAGTAATGATAATGGGATACGGAATCATTGCTGTCCCTACCGGAATCGTAACAGCCGAGTTTGCAAAAAGTAGCCTTAAAAATAATACTGTTAGTGGTAACAAAACATGTACAAGTTGCAACTCACAAGTTCATTTTGACAACGCAAAATACTGCTATGAATGTGGTAAAACATTAGAAGATAAAATAATTTAA
- a CDS encoding Gfo/Idh/MocA family protein — MLKVGVLGAGHLGKIHLRLLQQSDKYELVGFYDQNQENAEKISKEFGYKNFNTIAKLIHAVDVIDIVTPTLSHYKCAKVAIKSGKHIFIEKPISNTVEEAEEIIALAKEYNVKGQVGHVERFNPAFIATKNMIENPMFIETHRLAEFNPRGTDVPVVLDLMIHDIDAILSVVKSKVKSINASGVSVISDTPDIANARIEFENGCVANLTASRISMKNMRKTRFFQRDAYISVDFLEKKCEVVRMKDAPEIPGDFDMILQNAEGVKKQIYFTNPDVEQNNAILDELESFANAINTDTDPVVTLDQATDALRVAYQIIDCFDK; from the coding sequence ATGTTAAAAGTAGGAGTTTTAGGTGCTGGTCACTTAGGTAAAATACATTTACGTTTATTACAACAATCTGATAAATATGAATTAGTTGGTTTTTATGACCAAAATCAAGAAAACGCCGAGAAAATTTCTAAAGAATTCGGTTATAAAAATTTCAATACAATTGCAAAGCTAATTCATGCTGTTGATGTAATTGATATTGTAACCCCAACTTTATCTCATTACAAATGTGCTAAGGTTGCTATAAAATCAGGTAAACATATTTTTATCGAAAAACCAATTTCGAATACTGTTGAAGAAGCCGAAGAAATAATTGCTTTAGCTAAAGAATACAACGTAAAAGGACAAGTTGGTCATGTGGAGCGATTTAATCCAGCTTTCATAGCAACAAAAAATATGATAGAAAATCCGATGTTTATAGAAACGCATCGTTTAGCCGAATTTAATCCTCGTGGTACAGACGTTCCTGTAGTATTAGATTTGATGATTCATGACATCGATGCTATTTTAAGCGTTGTAAAATCAAAAGTGAAAAGTATAAATGCCAGTGGAGTTTCAGTAATTAGTGACACTCCAGATATTGCCAATGCTAGAATTGAATTTGAAAACGGCTGTGTTGCAAACTTAACAGCAAGTAGAATTTCTATGAAAAACATGCGTAAAACACGTTTTTTCCAAAGAGATGCTTATATTTCTGTTGACTTTCTAGAAAAAAAATGTGAAGTAGTTCGTATGAAAGATGCTCCTGAAATTCCAGGTGATTTTGATATGATTTTACAAAATGCTGAAGGAGTAAAAAAACAAATCTATTTTACAAATCCTGATGTAGAGCAAAACAACGCAATTCTAGATGAATTGGAATCTTTTGCAAATGCTATAAACACAGATACTGATCCAGTGGTCACTTTAGACCAAGCAACTGATGCTTTAAGAGTAGCTTACCAAATTATTGACTGTTTCGATAAATAA
- a CDS encoding 3-hydroxyacyl-CoA dehydrogenase family protein → MKTIAVIGAGTMGNGIAHTFAQSGFVVKLIDVSEKSLDKGMATIAANLDRMLAKGSITAEEKAKTITNIITYTDIKDGVVGVDLVVEAATENIDLKLNIFKQLNEACSHNTILATNTSSISITQIGAVVAHPERVIGMHFMNPVPIMKLVEIIRGYNTSDEVTKIIMELSLKLGKSPVEVNDYPGFVANRILMPMLNEAIETLYNKVAGVYEIDTVMKLGMGHPMGPLQLADFIGLDVCLAILNVMYDGFKNPKYAPCPLLVNMVRAGKLGVKSGEGFYDYSESKKAEKISKQFIIS, encoded by the coding sequence ATGAAAACAATAGCTGTAATCGGTGCTGGAACAATGGGTAACGGAATTGCTCATACATTTGCTCAAAGTGGTTTTGTTGTAAAACTAATTGATGTTTCTGAGAAATCATTAGACAAAGGAATGGCAACCATTGCCGCTAACTTAGACAGAATGCTTGCAAAAGGAAGTATAACTGCAGAAGAAAAAGCCAAAACCATTACAAATATTATCACTTACACAGACATTAAAGATGGTGTTGTAGGTGTAGATCTAGTTGTCGAAGCAGCTACTGAAAACATTGATTTAAAACTAAATATTTTTAAACAATTAAACGAAGCTTGTTCGCATAATACCATTTTAGCAACAAATACTTCATCGATTTCTATAACGCAAATCGGAGCTGTTGTAGCACATCCTGAGCGTGTTATCGGAATGCATTTTATGAATCCGGTGCCAATCATGAAATTAGTAGAAATCATTCGTGGATACAACACCAGCGATGAAGTTACTAAAATCATCATGGAATTATCTCTAAAACTAGGGAAATCTCCTGTTGAAGTTAACGATTATCCAGGGTTTGTTGCCAACAGAATTTTAATGCCTATGCTAAACGAAGCTATCGAAACGTTATACAACAAAGTAGCTGGTGTTTACGAAATAGATACAGTGATGAAATTAGGAATGGGACACCCAATGGGACCGTTACAACTAGCCGATTTTATTGGTCTTGACGTATGTTTAGCTATTTTAAATGTAATGTACGATGGTTTCAAAAATCCTAAATATGCACCATGCCCACTATTAGTAAATATGGTACGTGCTGGAAAATTAGGTGTAAAATCTGGCGAAGGATTCTATGATTATAGTGAAAGTAAAAAAGCAGAGAAAATTTCCAAGCAGTTTATCATTTCATAA
- a CDS encoding protein-L-isoaspartate(D-aspartate) O-methyltransferase codes for MKDTAKHQGLRNQLVSTLQQKGITDKAVLEAIKKIPRHLFLNSSFEDYAYQDKAFPIGAGQTISQPYTVAFQSQLLEIKKDHKILEIGTGSGYQTAVLYMLGAKVFSIERQNELFKTTSILFPKLGIRPKHLSFGDGYKGLPGYAPFDSIIVTAGAPFIPQPLMAQLKIGGRLVIPLGEDVQIMTLLIRKNETQFEKHEFGEFRFVPLLEDKN; via the coding sequence TTGAAAGACACTGCCAAACATCAAGGACTTCGGAATCAATTAGTAAGCACTTTACAACAAAAGGGAATTACCGATAAAGCTGTTTTGGAAGCGATTAAGAAAATTCCAAGACACCTTTTTTTGAACTCTAGCTTTGAAGATTATGCTTATCAGGACAAAGCTTTCCCGATTGGTGCTGGGCAAACTATTTCTCAACCTTACACTGTTGCATTTCAATCGCAGCTGTTAGAGATTAAAAAAGACCATAAAATATTAGAAATTGGTACAGGGTCTGGGTATCAAACTGCAGTATTATATATGCTTGGAGCGAAGGTATTTAGTATTGAAAGACAAAATGAGTTATTTAAAACAACCTCTATCTTGTTTCCTAAATTAGGAATTCGTCCTAAGCACCTTTCTTTTGGGGATGGTTATAAAGGATTACCTGGTTATGCACCATTTGATAGTATTATTGTGACTGCTGGAGCACCTTTTATTCCGCAACCATTAATGGCACAATTAAAGATAGGAGGAAGATTGGTCATCCCGCTAGGAGAAGATGTTCAGATTATGACGTTATTAATTCGTAAAAACGAAACACAATTTGAAAAACATGAGTTTGGAGAATTTAGATTCGTCCCTTTATTGGAAGATAAAAATTAG
- a CDS encoding exonuclease domain-containing protein, with the protein MYAILDIETTGGQFNEEGITEIAIYRFDGHEVVDQFISLVNPEIPIQPFVVKLTGINNAMLRSAPKFFEVAKRIIEITSDCVIVAHNASFDYRILRTEFRRLGYDFEAKTLCTVELAKKLIPDQPSYSLGKLVRALGIPMADRHRANGDAMATVKLFKMLLEKDTEKTIVKDFIKLEIEKGIAPKLLDIVAQAPTSTGVYYIHNESGTIIYIGKSRNIKKRINQHFTGTNIKSKKIQAEVFTVTYDETGSELIALLKESEEIKVNRPKYNRSKKKTVFPLSIYVEKDKKGYLNLKLQKTDGRKKEITSYGSLQEGKNALFFFTDKYKLCQKLTGLYATKKECFQYKIKECDGACIGVITPDEYNARVQNFVTDYSFENKNMILIDRGRTINERSAILIEDGVYKGYAFYDLDYQITNIEILKNILIPMQNNRDAKSIIQNYMRKNKSLKVIHF; encoded by the coding sequence ATGTACGCAATACTCGACATAGAAACAACTGGAGGACAGTTTAACGAAGAAGGAATTACTGAAATTGCCATCTACAGATTTGATGGTCATGAAGTAGTTGACCAGTTCATCAGCTTGGTTAATCCTGAAATTCCAATTCAGCCCTTTGTAGTTAAACTAACAGGTATTAATAATGCAATGTTACGTTCTGCTCCAAAGTTTTTTGAAGTTGCCAAACGAATTATCGAAATCACTTCAGATTGTGTTATAGTAGCCCATAATGCTTCTTTTGACTACCGAATTCTACGCACTGAATTTCGTCGCTTAGGTTATGATTTTGAAGCAAAAACCCTTTGTACTGTAGAACTTGCAAAAAAATTAATTCCTGATCAACCCTCTTATAGTTTAGGTAAACTTGTTCGAGCACTTGGAATCCCAATGGCCGACAGACATCGTGCCAACGGTGATGCGATGGCAACAGTTAAGTTGTTCAAAATGCTTTTAGAAAAAGATACCGAAAAAACTATCGTAAAAGATTTCATAAAACTCGAAATCGAAAAAGGTATTGCACCAAAATTGCTTGACATTGTAGCGCAAGCACCAACATCAACAGGTGTATATTATATCCATAACGAAAGTGGAACCATTATTTATATTGGTAAAAGTCGAAATATAAAAAAACGCATCAATCAGCATTTCACAGGAACAAATATCAAGAGTAAAAAAATCCAAGCCGAGGTATTCACTGTTACTTATGATGAAACAGGAAGTGAACTGATTGCACTTTTAAAAGAAAGCGAGGAAATAAAAGTCAACAGACCAAAATACAATCGCTCTAAGAAAAAAACAGTTTTCCCACTATCCATATACGTTGAAAAAGACAAAAAAGGGTACCTAAACTTAAAACTTCAGAAAACGGACGGACGAAAAAAAGAAATCACATCTTACGGAAGCTTACAAGAAGGAAAAAATGCTTTATTTTTTTTCACAGATAAATACAAACTGTGTCAAAAACTCACTGGTTTATATGCTACCAAAAAAGAATGCTTTCAATATAAAATAAAGGAATGTGACGGAGCTTGTATTGGAGTAATCACTCCTGACGAATACAATGCAAGAGTTCAAAACTTTGTTACAGATTATAGTTTCGAAAACAAAAACATGATTTTAATAGACCGCGGGCGAACGATAAACGAACGTAGCGCTATATTAATCGAAGATGGTGTTTATAAAGGCTATGCTTTTTACGATTTAGACTACCAAATAACCAACATCGAAATTCTCAAAAACATTCTTATACCAATGCAAAACAATCGCGATGCTAAGAGTATAATTCAAAATTATATGAGAAAAAACAAATCATTAAAAGTAATTCATTTTTAA
- the miaA gene encoding tRNA (adenosine(37)-N6)-dimethylallyltransferase MiaA — translation MKYLITIVGPTAIGKTALSIALAQHFKCEIISCDSRQFFKEMTIGTAVPDSDELQAAKHHFIQNISIFDNYTVGDYEKEALNKLEELFKHNDYAILIGGSGLYVDAVLKGFDEFPEIDPTIRENVAQEYEQHGITYLQEQLKKLDSSYYDKLTAENPQTLQNPQRMMRFVEVCLGTGKAYSSFLNQKKNNRDFIPILIGLEADRPVIYDRINQRVDIMLNNGLLEEAQRLHPNKALNALQTVGYRELFSYFDGEFTLPFAIEEIKKNTRRFSKRQLTWFKRNENTKWFDYLTPKSEIISFIEKNIK, via the coding sequence ATGAAATACTTAATCACAATCGTCGGACCAACAGCAATAGGCAAAACTGCCTTGAGTATCGCATTGGCACAACATTTCAAATGCGAAATAATATCCTGTGATAGCCGTCAGTTTTTTAAAGAAATGACTATTGGTACAGCTGTACCAGATTCTGATGAACTACAAGCTGCTAAACATCATTTTATACAAAATATCTCCATTTTTGATAATTATACTGTAGGTGATTACGAAAAAGAAGCACTAAACAAGCTTGAAGAATTATTCAAACACAACGATTATGCGATTCTTATAGGGGGCTCAGGATTATATGTTGATGCCGTATTAAAAGGATTCGATGAATTTCCCGAAATAGATCCTACAATACGAGAAAACGTAGCTCAGGAATACGAACAACACGGAATTACTTACCTGCAAGAGCAATTAAAAAAACTAGACAGCAGTTATTACGATAAGCTTACTGCCGAAAACCCGCAGACATTGCAAAACCCGCAACGAATGATGCGTTTTGTAGAAGTTTGTTTAGGCACAGGAAAAGCATATTCTTCGTTTTTAAACCAGAAAAAAAACAATCGAGACTTCATCCCTATTCTTATCGGTTTAGAAGCTGACAGACCAGTTATTTACGACAGAATAAACCAACGTGTTGACATAATGCTAAACAACGGTTTGCTTGAAGAAGCACAGCGTCTTCATCCCAATAAAGCGTTAAATGCCTTGCAAACTGTCGGATATCGAGAATTATTTAGTTATTTTGATGGTGAATTCACTTTACCATTTGCAATCGAAGAAATAAAGAAAAACACACGCCGTTTTTCAAAACGTCAACTGACTTGGTTTAAACGAAACGAAAACACAAAATGGTTTGATTATCTAACACCAAAAAGTGAGATAATAAGCTTTATTGAGAAAAATATAAAATAA
- a CDS encoding YggS family pyridoxal phosphate-dependent enzyme, with translation MSIASNLNSIKASLPQHVTLVAVSKTKPVSDLMEAYEAGQRIFGENKIQEMTDKWEEMPKDIQWHMIGHVQTNKVKFMASYVNLIHGVDSLKLLQEINKQALKNNRVIDCLLQMHIAEEETKFGLDEKELTSLLASDEFHNMKNIQVIGLMGMATFTEDQNQIKKEFTHLKSIFDSLQRTEALQRLSTVSMGMSGDYQLAIECGSTMVRIGSSIFGGR, from the coding sequence ATGTCAATAGCATCAAACTTAAATAGCATAAAAGCTTCTTTACCACAACATGTAACATTAGTTGCGGTTTCTAAAACCAAACCCGTTTCTGATTTAATGGAAGCCTATGAAGCTGGTCAACGAATTTTTGGAGAAAACAAAATCCAAGAAATGACAGACAAATGGGAAGAAATGCCAAAAGACATCCAATGGCACATGATTGGGCACGTACAAACGAATAAAGTAAAATTTATGGCATCGTATGTTAACTTAATTCATGGTGTTGACAGTTTAAAACTATTACAGGAAATCAATAAACAAGCCTTAAAAAATAATCGTGTTATTGATTGCCTGCTACAAATGCATATTGCCGAAGAAGAAACTAAATTTGGTCTTGACGAAAAAGAACTAACCTCACTCCTAGCCTCAGATGAATTTCATAATATGAAAAACATTCAAGTTATTGGCTTAATGGGAATGGCTACTTTTACAGAAGATCAAAATCAAATAAAAAAAGAGTTTACACATTTAAAGTCAATATTTGACTCTTTACAACGTACAGAAGCACTGCAACGCCTCTCTACAGTTTCAATGGGAATGTCTGGAGATTATCAACTTGCAATAGAATGTGGTAGCACCATGGTTCGAATTGGAAGTAGTATATTTGGAGGAAGATAA
- a CDS encoding four helix bundle protein, with translation MEKIFNFEDRLVRFAGECIFFTRQLERLFENEYYKNQLIRSSGSASLNFGEAQATITNKDFIFKVSLVAKELKESRNSLKILNYIKEGDNDKRNKLLIEVEQLIAISSKMIINKNSQ, from the coding sequence ATGGAAAAAATATTTAATTTTGAAGATAGGTTAGTTCGTTTTGCAGGAGAATGTATTTTCTTTACAAGGCAATTGGAGAGATTATTTGAAAATGAATATTATAAAAATCAATTAATTAGATCATCTGGAAGTGCTTCCTTAAATTTTGGAGAAGCCCAAGCTACAATTACCAATAAAGATTTTATTTTTAAAGTTTCATTAGTAGCAAAAGAGCTAAAAGAATCCAGAAACTCATTAAAAATTCTGAATTATATTAAAGAAGGTGATAACGATAAAAGAAATAAACTTCTAATTGAAGTAGAACAACTTATTGCAATTTCATCAAAAATGATAATAAATAAAAACAGTCAATAA